GCGATATCTTTATCAAGAATAGATAATGTTCTTATAGAATATGGATCAAGAATTATACCTTTTCCTTGCCTTGTAAGTTCTGCAAAATGTAATTTAACTAATTTTTTGCCTGTACATTTCTTTGGATCATCCTTATGATAATCTATAATATATACTTTCATTAATTCTCATAAAGTTCTTATAACTTTATAATTAATAAACCTTCTGTAGATTAAAAATGGCTTCTGCGATAGTTCTTATAAATACGGATGCAGGTGGGGAAGACGAAGTATTTGAGAGGCTAAAAAGTATGAATGAAGTAACAGAGGTTCATGTGGTTTATGGAGTATACGATATAGTGGTAAAAATAGAAGCAGATTCGATGGATAAGTTAAAAGATTTTGTAACTAATACTATTAGAAAGTTACCTAAGGTGAGATCAACATTAACAATGATAATAGTGGAAGGGAAGAGCTTAGTGAAAAAATAGTAATAGGAATAGATGATCATGATTCACCAGAAGCTGGATGCACAACTCATTTCGCAACTCTATTAATAAAAGAATTTCTAAAAGAAAAGATAAAACTTTTAGATTTTCCCTATTTAATAAGATTAAATCCAAATATTCCTTGGAAAACAAGAGGAAATGCAAGTATTAAATTAATAATAGAAAGTGGTAAAGATATTTCAGAAATAATCGACATAGTATGGAACAAATCTCTTGAATATACTGAAAAAATAAGTAAAGCTAAAAAATACAACAGAAAGCCAGGTTTGGCGATTGCTAAATATAAGTTTACTGATTCATGGTTTTATGAGAAAGCAGTGAAAGACATAGTTCCGTTAAATTTAGCTAAAGAGTATGCAGAAAAGAATGGAATTATGATAAAAGGAGACCGAGGAATTATAGGTAGTATAGCCGCTATATCTTATAATCCAGAAGAAATTACATATGAATTAATTACCTATAGACCTGAAGAAGAGTGGAGTAAAAATAAAAGAGAAATTGATTTTAATAGTGTAGTTAATTTTGAGAACAAGTATTTCCCAAAGGTATTTGAAAATGTTGATTATATTAAGAAATATTTGTTAATTTCTCCTCATGGTCACGATCCAATCTTATATGGTATTAGAGGAATAGATGCAGATATTTTAATCAAAGGTTTAGATGAAATAAAAACAAAAGATAGTATAGATATGGCTATGATTTTTAAAACCAATCAAGCAACAGATTCTCATATCACTCATAAAAATTATTTTTATCAAACGACAGAAATTGTAGGAAAAGTCTTAATGGTTAAGATAATAGAAGGAGGGGATGTTATTATTAACGTGAATAATGAGTCAGTGCTAGTGTATAAAGAAACTGGGGAGTTAAACCTAGCATCTAAATATCTTAGAAAAGGAGATATAATAAGAGTAATAGGCGCAGTAAAACCGTCTATTAAATTTGGAAAAATAATTGAGGCAGAAAGGATAGAAATATTAGAATTAAACGATAAAATCCTTAGAAATCCAAGATGTCCGAAATGTAATAGTTCTTCTGAATCACTTGGGAAGAATAAAGGATTTAGATGTAAGAAGTGTGGATATAAATTTTATGGAGAAAAAATAATAGAAAAAGTTCCTAGAGAGTTAACTACTGGTATTTATCAGTCGAGGTATTATAGACATCTCACTAGGCCCATTTATTTAGATCTTATAAGAAACCAAACGTTTAATGAGGATCAAATAAGTAGTATTTTAAACAAGCTAGTTAATTATAAGAATTAAATGTAAAGATAATGACAAATTTTGAGTATGTAATTATTTAAGCTTTGAGGAGAGATTTTAACGTAGTATAAATGAGGACCCGTAGCTCAGCCAGGATAGAGCGCCGGCCTTCGGTCGGCGGAAGTAAGCCGGTGGTCCCGGGTTCAAGTCCCGGCGGGTCCGCTATATTAAGTACAATTAATGAAAGCTATAATAGAGAAAAAGAGTGATAGGTAATTTTTTAAGTTAATCATTCATGTGATGAAATGGTGAAGGTTTTGGTTTTTGAAGAGGATTGGGAAGAAGAATTTGATGAATTTGATGAAGAAGAGGATTGGGAAGAAGAGGATTTCGAAGAAGAGGAATGGTAATAAATTAAAGTTTTTTCTAACTTTTATCTAAGTTAGGTGTTGTTATGAGAGTTGCAGTAATAAATTATGATTTTTGTAAACCAGATAAATGCAATCTTGAGTGCATTTCTTTTTGCCCTATTAATAGGTCTGGAAGTAAAGCTATTGAGCTTTCAGATTTAGTAAAAGGTAAGCCAATAATCTACGAAGAAACATGTATTGGCTGTGGTATATGTATTAAAAAATGCCCATTTGAGGCAATAGATATAGTGAACTTGCCAGATGAGTATGGAGAAGACGTTATCCATAGATATAAGGTTAATGGTTTTAAATTGTTTGGTATTGTGACTCCTAAAAGAGGATATGTTATAGGAATTCTTGGTAAAAATAGTACTGGTAAATCCACTATTTTAAGAATATTAAGTGGAGAGTTAATTCCTAATTTTGGAGATCCTCAAGCAAAGTTAAGTATTGATGAAGTTTTAAATCATTTTAAAGGAAGAGAAATTTATGATTATTTTTATCAATTATATAATAAAAAAATAAAGGTAGCACATAAGATCCAGTATGTTGAATATGCGTCAAGATTTCTTAAAGGAACTACAAATGAACTTTTAAAAAAAGCTGATCAAAGAGGCAAAGTAGATGAGGTTAAGGAACTTTTAAATATGAAAAGCTTTTGGGATAAGGATGTAAAGTATCTTAGCGGCGGAGAACTTCAAAAATTACTTATTGCTGCCACTTTACTTAAAGATGCCGACATCTATTTATTTGATGAACCCTCTTCATATCTTGATATAAAAGAAAGAGTTAACATGGCTTATGCTATTAGAGAATTAACTAAAAATAAATATGTTATTGTTGTTGAGCATGACTTAATAGTATTAGATTATTTAGCTGATCTCGTAAACATAATATATGGTAAGAGTTCTGTCTATGGCAGGGTATCTAAAACTTATAGTAATAGGGTTGGTATTAATAATTTCTTAAGGGGTTATCTCCCAGCAGAAAATGTAAAAATAAGGCCCGAAGAGATAAAGTTTAATCTTAAAGATCTTACTGACTTAGATTTTAATCCTCACGCATTACAAAAGGTTATATGGACAGATATAGTTAAAAAATTAGATAAATTTACCCTTGAAGTAAAAGAAGGTTATGCAAGAGAGGGTGAAGTGATAGGAATAGTAGGTCCCAATGGAATAGGTAAAACTACTTTTATGAGAATTCTTGTTGGTGAAATTAAGCCTGATAGTGGTGAAGTTTTAACTGAAGGACTTAGTTTAGCTTACAAACCTCAGAAAATAGTTCCCGATTTTGACGGGACCGTTCAGCAATATTTAGAGAACGTTAGGAAAGACATATTATCCTCCTCCTCATGGTTCTTTGAAGAGGTAATTAAAAGGCTAAATCTTCATAGAATATTAGAGTCTAATGTAAAGGATTTAAGTGGGGGAGAATTACAGAAACTTTATATAGCTGGTACTTTATCTAAGGAGGCAGATATATATGTTCTTGATGAACCTTCTTCTTACCTAGATGTAGAAGAGAGATATATAGTTGCAAAGGCTATAAAAAGGGTAACGAGAGAGAGAAAAAGTGTAACTTTTATGGTTGATCACGATTTAGCTTTACATGATTATATAGCAGATAGGATAATGGTATTTATAGGAGAGCCGGGATCTCATGGTCTTGGTAAAAGCCCACAGACTCTAAGTAGTGGTATGAATGAGTTCCTTAAAGAATTAGGGATAACATTTAGAAGAGATATGGAAACTGGAAGGCCTCGCGTAAATAAACCAGGAAGTTACTTAGATAGATTGCAAAAAGAGACAGGGGAATATTACTCGTTAAAGGTCGTAAAGGAAGAATCTACATAAAGTTTTTATCTGTAAAGAGTTATATGTGAGTGATGAGAACTACTATAAGTGTAATAAAAGCGGACATAGGAAGTTTAGCTGGTCATCACATAGTTCACCCAGATACAATGGCTGCAGCAAATAAAGTTTTAGCGGCTGCAAAAGAACAAGGAATAATTATAGACTATTATATAACTCATGTAGGAGACGATTTACAACTAATAATGACTCATACAAGAGGGGAATTAGACACCAAAGTTCATGAGACTGCTTGGAATGCGTTTAAAGAAGCAGCAAAAGTAGCTAAAGACTTAGGATTATATGCAGCTGGTCAAGATTTGTTATCAGATTCCTTTTCTGGTAATGTAAGAGGATTAGGGCCTGGAGTAGCTGAAATGGATATTGAAGAGAGAACCTCAGAGCCTATTGCAATATTTATGGCAGATAAAACTGAGCCTGGAGCATACAATTTACCATTATATAAGATGTTTGCCGACCCATTTAATACTCCTGGATTAGTTATAGATCCCACGATGCATGGTGGTTTTAAGTTCGAAGTTTTAGATGTATATGAAGGAGAAGCTGTTATGCTTTCTGCTCCTCAAGAGATTTATGATTTATTAGCCTTAATAGGTACACCAGCTAGGTATGTAATAAGAAGAGTTTATAGAAATGAAGATAATTTGTTAGCAGCAGTAGTATCAATTGAGAGACTTAATCTTATTGCTGGAAAATACGTCGGTAAGGATGACCCAGTGATGATAGTAAGATTACAGCATGGATTGCCAGCATTAGGAGAGGCACTAGAGGCATTTGCATTTCCTCATTTAGTACCAGGCTGGATGAGAGGTAGTCACTACGGTCCATTAATGCCAGTATCACAAAGAGATGCTAAAGCTACTAGATTTGATGGACCTCCAAGGCTATTAGGTTTAGGATTTAATGTAAAAAATGGAAAGTTAGTAGGTCCTACAGATTTATTTGATGACCCAGCATTTGATGAGACAAGACGTTTGGCTAACATTGTCGCTGATTATATGAGACGTCATGGTCCATTTATGCCACACAGATTAGAGCCAACTGAAATGGAATATACTACATTACCATTAATCCTAGAAAAATTAAAGAACAGGTTCAAAAAAGAATCAGACGTATATAAGGCTAAAGAAAGCGTTTACGCTAAAGAAGAAGCTCAAGGGCATGATTAATTTTTTCTTTTCTTATTTTAATCTAAACATATGGTGATTTAAGTGGGGAATGTGTACACGAAGGATATAAAAAGAGTTGCTATACAATTATATGAAAGATTCAAAGATCAAGTTACTACTGATTATCAAGCAAATAAAAAACTTGTAGAGTCTTATGTAGATGTAATGTCAAAAAAAGTT
The nucleotide sequence above comes from Sulfurisphaera javensis. Encoded proteins:
- a CDS encoding Lrp/AsnC family transcriptional regulator, whose amino-acid sequence is MASAIVLINTDAGGEDEVFERLKSMNEVTEVHVVYGVYDIVVKIEADSMDKLKDFVTNTIRKLPKVRSTLTMIIVEGKSLVKK
- a CDS encoding DUF1743 domain-containing protein produces the protein MAIAKYKFTDSWFYEKAVKDIVPLNLAKEYAEKNGIMIKGDRGIIGSIAAISYNPEEITYELITYRPEEEWSKNKREIDFNSVVNFENKYFPKVFENVDYIKKYLLISPHGHDPILYGIRGIDADILIKGLDEIKTKDSIDMAMIFKTNQATDSHITHKNYFYQTTEIVGKVLMVKIIEGGDVIINVNNESVLVYKETGELNLASKYLRKGDIIRVIGAVKPSIKFGKIIEAERIEILELNDKILRNPRCPKCNSSSESLGKNKGFRCKKCGYKFYGEKIIEKVPRELTTGIYQSRYYRHLTRPIYLDLIRNQTFNEDQISSILNKLVNYKN
- a CDS encoding ribosome biogenesis/translation initiation ATPase RLI, which gives rise to MRVAVINYDFCKPDKCNLECISFCPINRSGSKAIELSDLVKGKPIIYEETCIGCGICIKKCPFEAIDIVNLPDEYGEDVIHRYKVNGFKLFGIVTPKRGYVIGILGKNSTGKSTILRILSGELIPNFGDPQAKLSIDEVLNHFKGREIYDYFYQLYNKKIKVAHKIQYVEYASRFLKGTTNELLKKADQRGKVDEVKELLNMKSFWDKDVKYLSGGELQKLLIAATLLKDADIYLFDEPSSYLDIKERVNMAYAIRELTKNKYVIVVEHDLIVLDYLADLVNIIYGKSSVYGRVSKTYSNRVGINNFLRGYLPAENVKIRPEEIKFNLKDLTDLDFNPHALQKVIWTDIVKKLDKFTLEVKEGYAREGEVIGIVGPNGIGKTTFMRILVGEIKPDSGEVLTEGLSLAYKPQKIVPDFDGTVQQYLENVRKDILSSSSWFFEEVIKRLNLHRILESNVKDLSGGELQKLYIAGTLSKEADIYVLDEPSSYLDVEERYIVAKAIKRVTRERKSVTFMVDHDLALHDYIADRIMVFIGEPGSHGLGKSPQTLSSGMNEFLKELGITFRRDMETGRPRVNKPGSYLDRLQKETGEYYSLKVVKEEST
- the fbp gene encoding fructose-1,6-bisphosphate aldolase/phosphatase, with translation MRTTISVIKADIGSLAGHHIVHPDTMAAANKVLAAAKEQGIIIDYYITHVGDDLQLIMTHTRGELDTKVHETAWNAFKEAAKVAKDLGLYAAGQDLLSDSFSGNVRGLGPGVAEMDIEERTSEPIAIFMADKTEPGAYNLPLYKMFADPFNTPGLVIDPTMHGGFKFEVLDVYEGEAVMLSAPQEIYDLLALIGTPARYVIRRVYRNEDNLLAAVVSIERLNLIAGKYVGKDDPVMIVRLQHGLPALGEALEAFAFPHLVPGWMRGSHYGPLMPVSQRDAKATRFDGPPRLLGLGFNVKNGKLVGPTDLFDDPAFDETRRLANIVADYMRRHGPFMPHRLEPTEMEYTTLPLILEKLKNRFKKESDVYKAKESVYAKEEAQGHD
- a CDS encoding 30S ribosomal protein S17e — protein: MGNVYTKDIKRVAIQLYERFKDQVTTDYQANKKLVESYVDVMSKKVRNRIAGYLTRYAKMQKMQTKKESEEEYIEGEE